A window of the Lactuca sativa cultivar Salinas chromosome 7, Lsat_Salinas_v11, whole genome shotgun sequence genome harbors these coding sequences:
- the LOC111892683 gene encoding dof zinc finger protein DOF1.4 codes for MASGVHVMEKPIQLQQQHHHQQQQQQQQQQHQLQQQQQQHQPHEALKCPRCDSSNTKFCYYNNYSLSQPRHFCKACKRYWTRGGTLRNVPVGGGCRKNKRVKRPITTTVHAAANTNTNPNHNHNPNPRPNPNLDHNHLQSSTTSNSNSNHHLNPLFYGLLPQNPNYPRSDARVSSVNENLVSGYDLPHQPHMNVQGLGFSSMGQGGSLVANHGHNSNLTFSNYNSSMYGGGSTTSSTSAPTMASLLASSLNHQQQRFMGFANYDGGSMVKDLKMEEARNRMEWNNNNFHVHNKHDQIEAAVSSDPNSLLWDTDGGGWQLDPSTNIGSSVPSLI; via the coding sequence ATGGCATCCGGAGTTCATGTTATGGAGAAACCGATTCAACttcaacaacaacatcatcaccaacaacagcaacagcaacagcaacagcaacatcaactgcaacaacaacaacaacaacatcaaccacATGAAGCGTTGAAGTGCCCACGATGTGATTCATCGAACACAAAGTTTTGCTACTACAACAACTACAGTTtgtcgcagccaagacatttctgTAAAGCTTGTAAGAGGTACTGGACCAGGGGTGGTACCTTGAGGAATGTCCCTGTGGGTGGTGGTTGCAGGAAGAACAAAAGAGTCAAGAGACCAATCACGACTACTGTTCATGCTGCAGCTAACACGAACACGAACcctaatcataatcataatcctaaCCCTAGACCTAACCCTAATCTTGATCATAATCATCTCCAATCTTCCACCACCTCAAATAGTAACAGCAATCATCATCTCAACCCATTGTTTTATGGGTTATTACCTCAAAACCCCAATTACCCAAGATCTGATGCTAGGGTTTCTAGCGTAAACGAAAACCTTGTTTCTGGTTATGATCTTCCTCATCAACCTCATATGAATGtacaaggattagggttttcgtCTATGGGACAAGGAGGTTCACTTGTGGCTAACCATGGTCATaattcaaatttaactttttcaAACTACAACTCCTCCATGTATGGTGGTGGTTCGACTACTAGCTCCACTAGTGCTCCTACAATGGCTTCTCTCTTAGCTTCAAGCCTTAACCACCAGCAACAAAGATTCATGGGGTTTGCAAATTATGATGGTGGTTCGATGGTTAAAGATCTGAAAATGGAAGAAGCAAGAAACAGGATGGAATGGAATAACAACAATTTTCATGTACATAATAAGCATGATCAAATCGAAGCAGCTGTTTCTTCTGATCCGAATTCTCTTCTATGGGATACCGATGGTGGAGGTTGGCAGCTTGATCCTTCAACCAACATTGGTTCATCGGTTCCTTCCTTGATCTAA